The stretch of DNA CGCCAAGGTGCGCCTGACCAACGGCTACGAGGTGATCAGCTACATTCCCGGTGAGTCCCACAACCTTCAGGAACACTCGGTGGTGCTGATCCGCGGCGGCCGCGTGAAGGACCTTCCGGGTGTCCGCTATCACATCCTGCGCGGTGTTCTCGACACCCAGGGCGTCAAGAACCGCAAGCAGCGCCGGTCGAAGTACGGCGCGAAGCGTCCGAAGTAAGGAGAGACCACGATGTCCAGACGTCACCGCGCAGAGAAACGCGAAGTTCTGCCCGACGCCAAGTATGGCGATCGTGTTCTGACCAAGTTCATGAACAACCTGATGTATGACGGCAAGAAATCCATTGCCGAAAGCATCGTGTACGGCGCCCTGACCCGTGTCGAGACCCGGCTCAAGAAAGAGCCGATCGAGGTTTTCCACGAGGCGCTGGACAACATCAAGCCGGCCGTCGAGGTCCGTTCCCGCCGTGTGGGTGGTGCGACCTACCAGGTCCCCGTCGAGGTGCGCCCCGAGCGCCGCGAGGCCCTGGCGATCCGCTGGCTGATCAATGCCAGCCGCGCGCGCAACGAGAACACCATGGAAGAGCGTCTGGCCGGCGAATTGATCGACGCCGCGCAGTCCCGTGGCTCGGCCGTGAAGAAGCGCGAAGACACGCACAAGATGGCAGACGCCAACAAGGCGTTCAGCCACTACCGCTGGTAACAGAAACACCGAGATTCGAGGCTTAAATCATGGCACGCGTTTACCCGCTCCAGCGCTACCGCAATTTCGGGATCATGGCGCATATCGACGCCGGCAAGACCACGACGACCGAGCGTATCCTTTTCTACACCGGCAAGTCGCACAAGCTGGGCGAGGTGCATGACGGCGCCGCGACCATGGACTGGATGGAGCAGGAGCAGGAGCGTGGCATCACGATCACCTCGGCTGCGACCACGACGTTCTGGCAGCGCCAGGACGATCCCGGCACCGAAGGCATGGATGACACGAAGTTCCGCTTCAACATCATCGACACCCCGGGCCACGTCGACTTCACCATCGAGGTGGAGCGTTCGCTCGCCGTGCTCGACGGTGCCGTTTGCGTTCTCGACGCCAACGCCGGTGTCGAGCCGCAGACCGAGACCGTGTGGCGTCAGGCCGACCGCTACAAGGTGCCGCGCATCGTGTTCGTCAACAAGATGGACAAGATCGGCGCCGACTTCTTCAACTGCGTGAAGATGATCAAGGATCGCACCGGCGCCACGCCGTGCCCGATCCAGCTGCCGATCGGCGCCGAGGACAAGCTCGAGGGCGTGATCGACCTGGTGACCATGGAAGAGTGGGTCTGGCAGGGCGAGGACCTTGGTGCGTCGTGGGTGCGCCGTCCGATCCGTGACGAGCTGAAGGACCTGGCCGACGAGTGGCATGCCACCATGGTCGAACTGGCCGTGGAAATGGACGATGCCGCCATGGAAGCGTATCTCGAGGGCACCGAGCCCGAGATCGACGAACTGCGCAAGCTGATCCGCAAGGGCACCCTGTCCATGTCGTTCGTTCCCGTGATCGCGGGCTCGGCGTTCAAGAACAAGGGCGTCCAACCCATGCTCAACGCCGTGATCGACTACCTGCCCAGCCCGCTGGACGTGCCCCCCTACATGGGCTTCCTGCCGGACGACGAGACCGAGACCCGGAACGTGGAGCGCCGCGCCGATGACGCGCAGCCCTTCGCCGGCCTCGCGTTCAAGATCATGAACGACCCGTTCGTCGGCTCGCTGACCTTCACCCGCATCTATTCGGGTCAGATCCGCAAGGGCGACCAGCTGCTCAACTCGACCAAGGGCAAGAACGAGCGCGTCGGCCGCATGATGATGATGCACTCGAACAACCGCGAAGAGATCGACGAGGCCTTTGCGGGCGACATCATCGCGCTGGCGGGTCTGAAGGATACCACCACGGGCGACACGCTCTGCGACAAGGCAAAGCCGGTGGTTCTGGAAACCATGACCTTCCCGATCCCCGTGATCGAGAAGGCGGTGGAGCCGAAGTCGAAGGCCGACCAGGAAAAGATGGCGATGGCGCTCCAGCGTCTGGCCGCCGAGGACCCGTCCTTCCAGGTGTCGACCGACGTCGAATCCGGTCAGACCATCATGAAGGGTATGGGCGAACTCCACCTCGACATCCTGATCGACCGCATGCGTCGCGAGTTCAAGGTCGAGTGCAACGTGGGTGCGCCGCAGGTGGCCTACCGCGAGACGATCTCGCACAAGATCGAGCACACCTACACCCACAAGAAGCAGTCGGGTGGGTCGGGCCAGTACGCCGAAGTCAAGCTGGTCATCGAGCCGACCGAAGCGGGCGAAGGCTACAGCTTCGAAAGCAAGATCGTGGGCGGTTCGGTGCCGAAGGAATACATCCCCGGCGTCGAAAAGGGCATCCAGTCGGTGATGGACTCCGGTCCGCTCGCAGGGTTCCCGGTGATCGACTTCAAGGTCGCGCTGATCGACGGCAAGTTCCACGACGTGGACTCCAGCGTTCTCGCCTTCGAGATCGCCGCCCGTGCGTGCATGCGCGAAGGCCTTCGCAAGGCCGGCGCCAAGCTGCTCGAGCCGATCATGAAGGTCGAGGTCGTGACGCCGGAGGAATATACCGGTGGCATCATCGGCGATCTGACCTCGCGGCGCGGCATGGTTCAGGGGCAGGACAGCCGCGGCAACGCGAACGTCATCAACGCCTTCGTGCCGCTCGCGAACATGTTCGGCTACATCGACAACCTGCGCTCCATGAGCCAGGGCCGCGCGGTGTTCACCATGCAGTTCGATCACTACGAGCCGGTTCCGCAGAACATCTCGGAAGAGATCCAGGCGAAATACGCGTAAGCGCGCGCCCGCGCTTGCGACCACAGGATTGACAGGAGGCCAAGATGGCAAAGGCAAAGTTTGAGCGTACGAAACCGCACTGCAACA from Halovulum dunhuangense encodes:
- the rpsG gene encoding 30S ribosomal protein S7, with the translated sequence MSRRHRAEKREVLPDAKYGDRVLTKFMNNLMYDGKKSIAESIVYGALTRVETRLKKEPIEVFHEALDNIKPAVEVRSRRVGGATYQVPVEVRPERREALAIRWLINASRARNENTMEERLAGELIDAAQSRGSAVKKREDTHKMADANKAFSHYRW
- the rpsL gene encoding 30S ribosomal protein S12, with protein sequence MPTIQQLIRKPRQPKVKRSKSLHLESCPQKRGVCTRVYTTTPKKPNSAMRKVAKVRLTNGYEVISYIPGESHNLQEHSVVLIRGGRVKDLPGVRYHILRGVLDTQGVKNRKQRRSKYGAKRPK
- the fusA gene encoding elongation factor G, with product MARVYPLQRYRNFGIMAHIDAGKTTTTERILFYTGKSHKLGEVHDGAATMDWMEQEQERGITITSAATTTFWQRQDDPGTEGMDDTKFRFNIIDTPGHVDFTIEVERSLAVLDGAVCVLDANAGVEPQTETVWRQADRYKVPRIVFVNKMDKIGADFFNCVKMIKDRTGATPCPIQLPIGAEDKLEGVIDLVTMEEWVWQGEDLGASWVRRPIRDELKDLADEWHATMVELAVEMDDAAMEAYLEGTEPEIDELRKLIRKGTLSMSFVPVIAGSAFKNKGVQPMLNAVIDYLPSPLDVPPYMGFLPDDETETRNVERRADDAQPFAGLAFKIMNDPFVGSLTFTRIYSGQIRKGDQLLNSTKGKNERVGRMMMMHSNNREEIDEAFAGDIIALAGLKDTTTGDTLCDKAKPVVLETMTFPIPVIEKAVEPKSKADQEKMAMALQRLAAEDPSFQVSTDVESGQTIMKGMGELHLDILIDRMRREFKVECNVGAPQVAYRETISHKIEHTYTHKKQSGGSGQYAEVKLVIEPTEAGEGYSFESKIVGGSVPKEYIPGVEKGIQSVMDSGPLAGFPVIDFKVALIDGKFHDVDSSVLAFEIAARACMREGLRKAGAKLLEPIMKVEVVTPEEYTGGIIGDLTSRRGMVQGQDSRGNANVINAFVPLANMFGYIDNLRSMSQGRAVFTMQFDHYEPVPQNISEEIQAKYA